In Saccharomyces eubayanus strain FM1318 chromosome XV, whole genome shotgun sequence, a single window of DNA contains:
- a CDS encoding acetate uptake transporter family protein: MEPIFATSSSQIAMRGRKQNQEEIISRASSEHKEGPVCEHISSVGEYVTIGDKIFKRSDFENYLSSNPSSDVRLEQPRPTSFANPLPLGLASFSFMCLTLGLVNARVRGVTDLNLLNASFIFGGAVVLLSGLLSFCVGDTFCMTVFGTFGGFWISWGCLNLEQFGVAKAYADNPQALNNILGFYLAGWTVFNFMVMVCSMKSTWGIFLLLLFLDLTFLMLCVGSFTSNVNASMAGGYFGILSSCCGWYSLYCSIANKESSYFPLVAYPMPSVHQV, from the coding sequence ATGGAACCTATATTTGCAACATCATCATCCCAGATTGCTATgagaggaagaaaacaaaaccaagaagaaataattTCACGCGCGTCCAGCGAGCACAAAGAAGGACCTGTTTGCGAGCATATTTCTTCTGTGGGAGAGTATGTTACGATCGGTgacaaaattttcaaaagaagtgattttgaaaattatttatCAAGTAACCCAAGTAGCGATGTGCGCCTGGAGCAGCCAAGACCAACTAGCTTTGCAAACCCTCTTCCACTAGGATTGGCGTCCTTCTCGTTCATGTGTTTAACACTGGGGTTAGTTAACGCGAGAGTGCGTGGAGTTACTGACCTCAATCTTTTGAATgcttctttcatttttggtgGCGCAGTTGTTTTGTTGTCAGGACTGCTATCCTTCTGCGTCGGTGATACATTTTGTATGACGGTCTTTGGAACATTTGGGGGGTTTTGGATTAGTTGGGGCTGCCTTAACCTGGAGCAATTTGGAGTGGCTAAAGCTTACGCAGATAATCCACAGGCATTGAACAATATACTTGGGTTTTACCTGGCTGGATGGACTGTATTTAATTTCATGGTAATGGTCTGCTCGATGAAGAGTACCTGGGGTATATTCCTACTACTACTTTTCCTAGACTTGACGTTTTTAATGCTGTGCGTCGGTTCTTTTACATCAAACGTTAACGCTTCGATGGCAGGGGGTTACTTTGGTATATTAAGCAGCTGTTGTGGTTGGTATTCATTATATTGTTCAATtgcaaacaaagaaagctcctattttcctttggttGCATATCCGATGCCAAGTGTTCACCAGgtataa